A genomic segment from Drosophila miranda strain MSH22 chromosome 3, D.miranda_PacBio2.1, whole genome shotgun sequence encodes:
- the LOC108159497 gene encoding D-glucuronyl C5-epimerase B: MSKYQTTNSDAFALPAYPLIPSGDIRDQRKSQSNKQREPFVFFIMRLNLKAVMLVLTVAVVVITLGVYMRWAAFSFSPDFVRQFNRHHESQTSSAAQTSDALQDIECSINQEYSVHCKRDENANEVYVPFSFLRNYFDVSGAVTTSGTEVAKFNWMHSTAKVNLPKGKYDARGVFMYFENYNVEVRDRVKCISAAEGVPVSTQWEKRGYFYPTQIAQFALSHYSKNLTEQAPRVHVLEDGDGYQMDWTTPKTSNMTRIWHHKFNTSVVQFETAIGYESAISIGLNQTLDLLLSVDLLLVTNSSSLMVTVQNRDTKHSYNLHYIPADLLLSVQDSNIYYGLGASALNKWRHITRDLHIDVQKGIVLGDKRSPLKVRRSDLEVLSVAFLGIGFYDNITLSTSEHMAHFYDAAEWFVHNQDPKSGGWTNPVRRSLNGFAELSPGWISAMGQGHAISVLARAYWHSGGDERYLKAAAAGLQPYRVFSQDGGVLSQFMDKFYWYEEYPTTPPSLVLNGFIYSLLGLYDLNSTAPAKIAREAGQLFAQGMYSLKKMLLLYDTGSGTSYDLRHLSLGVAPNLARWDYHATHVNQLLLLATIDSDPLIAQTAERWKGYMFGKRAKHN, translated from the exons ATGTCCAAATATCAGACCACGAATAGTGATGCCTTCGCCTTGCCCGCGTATCCACTAATCCCGAGCGGGGACATTAGGGATCAACGCAAGTCGCAAAGTAATAAG CAACGGGAGCCATTCGTATTCTTCATAATGCGACTAAATTTGAAAGCCGTGATGCTCGTTCTAACCGTGGCCGTGGTGGTGATAACCCTAGGCGTTTATATGCGATGGGCCGCCTTTTCATTTTCACCGGACTTTGTGCGTCAGTTTAATCGGCACCATGAAAGTCAGACCTCTAGCGCTGCGCAAACCTCAGATGCCCTGCAAGACATTGAGTGCTCCATCAACCAGGAGTACAGTGTTCACTGCAAGCGAGATGAGAATGCCAACGAGGTGTACGTGCCCTTCTCGTTCCTGCGCAACTACTTTGATGTCAGTGGAGCAGTCACAACCAGCGGCACTGAGGTGGCAAAATTCAATTGGATGCACAGCACAGCCAAGGTAAATCTGCCCAAGGGCAAATATGATGCCCGTGGCGTGTTCATGTACTTTGAGAACTACAATGTGGAAGTCCGCGATCGGGTGAAGTGTATCAGCGCCGCCGAGGGAGTTCCTGTGAGCACACAGTGGGAGAAGCGTGGCTATTTCTATCCCACGCAAATAGCCCAGTTCGCCCTATCGCATTATAGCAAGAATTTGACAGAGCAGGCGCCCCGAGTGCACGTTCTGGAGGATGGCGATGGCTATCAGATGGACTGGACAACGCCCAAGACCAGTAACATGACACGCATCTGGCATCATAAGTTCAATACCAGCGTGGTTCAGTTCGAGACGGCCATTGGCTACGAGAGCGCCATCAGCATTGGCCTTAACCAGACATTAGATCTACTTCTGAGCGTAGATCTGCTCCTTGtgaccaacagcagcagccttaTGGTCACGGTCCAGAACCGAGACACCAAGCACAGCTATAACCTCCACTATATTCCCGCCGATCTTCTACTCAGCGTTCAGGACTCGAACATTTATTATGGCTTGGGGGCCTCTGCTCTGAACAAATGGCGCCACATAACCCGGGATCTTCACATTGATGTTCAGAAAGGCATCGTCCTGGGGGACAAGCGATCACCGCTTAAGGTACGGCGCTCCGATTTGGAAGTTTTGTCTGTCGCCTTCCTGGGCATTGGCTTCTACGATAACATTACCCTGTCCACCAGCGAGCATATGGCGCATTTCTATGATGCTGCCGAGTGGTTCGTTCACAATCAGGACCCCAAGTCCGGTGGCTGGACCAATCCTGTGCGCCGAAGTCTCAATGGTTTTGCTGAGCTGAGTCCAGGCTGGATATCGGCCATGGGCCAAGGCCATGCCATATCCGTTTTGGCGCGAGCATATTGGCATTCCGGTGGCGATGAGCGCTATCTCAAGGCGGCCGCAGCAGGACTTCAACCATACAGGGTATTCTCGCAGGACGGGGGCGTGCTGTCTCAGTTCATGGACAAATTCTATTG GTACGAGGAGTATCCCACAACGCCGCCATCTCTAGTGCTAAACGGTTTCATCTATTCGCTGTTAGGTCTCTACGATCTGAATAGCACGGCGCCAGCTAAAATAGCCCGAGAGGCAGGCCAACTGTTTGCCCAAGGCATGTACTCGCTAAAGAAGATGCTTTTACTATACGACACGGGCTCCGGCACCAGCTACGATCTACGGCATCTCAGCCTTGGCGTGGCACCTAATTTGGCACGCTGGGACTATCATGCAACGCATGTGAATCAGCTGCTACTGCTGGCTACTATTGACAGCGACCCGTTGATTGCACAGACCGCAGAGCGCTGGAAGGGCTATATGTTTGGCAAGCGGGCCAAGCACAACTGA